The DNA window gcccatgaagggcccccctccccactgggCCCTGGGTAGGCAGTCCCACTTTTCCCCCCACTATACGGCGCCCCTGAGCAGGTGTTCCACTGTGAGATTGGGGGTCAAATGAAGTCAAATCCTTCaatatattaaacatttttctcaTCCATATAAATTTGCAGCCTTGCAGTGTAttctgtatttctgcatgtcTGAGGTCTGCAGCTGGTCTGTCTGTGAGAATCAGCTGCAGACGCCTCTGGTCTTAAACCTCGAGCACTCTGAGCCTCTGTTTGCTctgctttaaaaagaacaaacaccGACCTCACTGGAGGCTTGTTTGTCGTGGTGGACCCTCCAGGAGCAGAGAGCTGATCACTCACGTTGAAGTGAGATGACCAAACACGAGTCTGACCTCGGTGTCGGGGGAAACTCATCCGTCCACTCAAACATCGTGTAGGGGGAAAATGTTGTAATGATGTCCGCAGAGAAAAGAGACGCGGCACTTGGGCTGGTGGTGTCACTTCATGCCGAGCACATGTTGAACTGTTTGGAGAGTTTCTTTATGAGCTTCACCACAAACAGATCTCCACTTCCCCTGAAAGAGGCCGAGACAGTCTGAGGGCCAGTTTCACTCTTCTTCAGTGAAgactctttttgttttaagacaCTGTTAAACATATAGCTTACTACTCGCTCACTTCAGCTTCACTTGTTTTTACTAAGGGAAGCAATTCAGGCTAATTTTACGCTCGTCACATTATGAAACACGTCATCTGGACCTGATTGATCAAATACACTTGTTAAGATTTTAATTTCTGCAGTGCATTCGGCTTTTTAGAAAGTTATGATGTAATTAGCGCAGAGCAAAAAAGTCTGGCTAGTAAATAATGCTAATTTCAGCTCGAGTGTcctttgtgttagcatgtttgtgttagcatgttgtgaatgtgtgttagcatgtttgtgTTAACATTGTGTcgtttgtgttagcatgtttgtgttagcattgtgtcctttgtgttagcatgtttgtgttagcatgttgtgaatgtgtgttagcatgtttgtgttagcatgttgtgaatgtgtgttagcatgcttgtgttagcatgttgtgaatgtgtgttagcatgtttgtgttagcattgtgtcctttgtgttagcatgtttgtgttagcatgttgtgaatgtgtgttagcatgtttgtgttagcattgGGTCTTCTGTGTTAGCATGTTGTGAAcgtgtgttagcatgttagtgTTAGCATTGTGTCCTTTGAATTAGCATGTTAGTGTTAGCATTGTGTCCTCTGTGTTAGcatgttgtgaatgtgtgttagcatgtttgtgttagcatgttgtgaatgtgtgttagcatgtttgtgttagcatgttgtgAACGTGTGTTAGCATTGTGTcctttgtgttagcatgtttgtgttagcatgttgtgaacgtgtgttagcatgttagtgTTAGCATTGTGTCCTTTgaattagcatgttagcatgttgtgaatgtgtgttagcatgtttgtgttagcattgGGTCTTCTGTGTTAGcatgttgtgaatgtgtgttagcatgtttgtgttagcattgtGTCCTCTGTGTTAGCATGTTGTGAATGAGTGTTagcatgtttgtgttagcattgtGTCCTCTGTGTTAGCATGTTGTGAATGAGTGTTagcatgtttgtgttagcattgtgtcctctgtgttagcatgttgtgaacgtgtgttagcatgtttgtgttagcatgttgtgAACGTCTAGCAGCACAGTGTCGGCTGATGTCCGCCTCGTTGTTAATTAGAGCTGAACTGTGTTTTAAGCAGCATGGAGGATGTTAGTACCCGGCTGCTACACATCGTCTCAGGGGGGTTTAATAGTTTGGTAAGAAGGCGAGTAACGGCCCGAGCTGACAGATCCTCCTTCAGTGTGAAATCTCACCGCATGGCGACCGACACTCAGAcagccccgcccccctcctgcATGGACACATTCCCCACCTCTACAAGAAATacccaaaataaaagcaattaAAGCTGAAGCCAAAATATGGAGTCTGCAGAGTCcttgtttatgttttgaagAGCCAATTCATCCAATCTGTCGGTTATTTATACGCCTGTTATTAGCTGCTGTGATTTATGGGACAGTCCAGGCCGTCATTTTCTATCTCTGTGGCCATCTGCTCATGGTCTCTTCAGCATGTTGAATTTCACACGTGTGCAGTAGTACAGGTCTGCAGAATGAGACCAGAACAAACCATTTCTATAACTCCACAGCTTCAGGGAGgggaacatgtttttaaaatatcaggGCTGCTGGAGTTAGCTCTGATTTAGTCTGACCGGCTAATCGCTGATCGACAGCTTCAATGAACTCCTGACTTTTTCACAATTAACATTTCAACCATTACAgtataaaatacaacaacaacagaaacaaagaaaacataaatactACTTTATAAGTACTCCTGCAAGTACTGCtacaacaacaaataacaacaacaacaccaaacaTAAAAGTATCTATAactaaaacatcaacaacaatatCAGAAAACcctaataaaacatttacaacaacaacaacacttacaaaagaaataaaacaatcacAAATAACTGCAACCgtaagaacaacaaaaacaatatcagcaacaacaacaacaacaactgttaCAACTCCAATGACTCTAATAACATTTGTAATAACAACTTAAACTTAcattaacaaaaataaagtaaCAACAGCACTTCTATCATAAACAACATCAGTTATATCAACAAGtgtaataacaacaataacaacacctttaaaaaaaaactaacaaccGTGACAACAACAACTCTTATAACAactgtaacataaacaaaaaacaaagtaacaacGGTAACAACAACTGcacatgcaacaacaacaactgtttCCAGTGTAACAACAACTTCAACTTTGACAACAACAGTCACTACAACTGTAACAATAACTGTAATACCAACAATAACAActgtaataacaacaacagtaacaacacctttaacaaaaaataactgTAATAACTGAACAACAAACAACTCTTATAACTCTTACTTTTAACAACCTACActtacataaacaaaaacatagtaacataaacaacaactgtcacaacaacaataactgtaagaacaacaacaataagaataacaacaacaacattgacaacaaaaacaactcgaacaacaacagaaacaaattgTTACATCCACAACTGCAACAACAATTGTAACAGAAACTACAActgtcacaacaacaaatataaaaacaacaacaaaacaattgtgcatacaacaacaaaaacaacaacaacttccaGTCCaagtgaagaaaaacagaagttcagttaaaagttaaagaaaataaaaaacaaatattcataAACCTGGAGAGGTTCTCAGATTAGAGTTTGGATTTTAGAAGACTTCATATTCAGTCTTTCACTCGATCACCTGTCAACATGTCAGCGCTAATATTTCACATCTACGAGTTGACGTCTCATGCTGTGAGGACACGCCCCCTCGCTCCACAGAGCCAGTTTTACACCCAGCAGACAAAGTGTGTTGTCACCCGAGTGTGCAGTGTTACCGGGTGTGAGCTGCAGCACACTATGGCTACTCTTGAGAAGTAGCACATCATTAAGAAAATCTTAACAACCCGACATTCAGTGTGCAGGACACACATGACACCTGGAGGCGAGCTCACCTGAACGTGAAGACGTTCCTGCACATTTCCCTCAGACTCTATCGATGAGGTTAAAGCTTGATTAATGCACGTTGTCTCTTGTTCTTCCAGCCGTAAAATTAgcttatgtgtgtgcgtgtaggtCATTACACCGAGAGCCTGGTTCAAGGGAGCGTCCAGTAGAGATGATCCTCTGTGGAAACCAGGAGAAGGACGGATGTGAGTCGATGTTTCCCGAGGTTGGTGTCAAAAACCACAGGAGCAGTGACCACCCTTAACAAGAGCAGAGACAGGCAAACACACCTGCAGCACTGATCACCCAAACCAACACGCATACACCCACACTGATGCAACACACTCAGGAGAATCTTTACTCTCTTTGCATGAAACTTAGCTGTCCTGAAATGATGCATTCATGTGTTTCATAATCATCCAACAAAAGAGTTTCCGACTTGTGAAATATACCTGTGGCACTCAGAGCTTAGAAAATCTAGCAAAGTATCAAAAAGGTGCTAAAGCCACctgttatttaaatgtgttccagtattaatgctaagctaagatgCTAGTTGAATCTCTATTTTTTATGCAGGGCCTAGAGCGGCATTTATCTCCtcatcataaaataaaaaccacaatATCTTTAGAACTATTCCTTGAAATATTTGAGTATCATTTCAGAAGCATAAAGGACGTTTTTCCAAGTATaacagagaggtcagaggtcaggggaATTGCTGGCaatgagagagacagtgagaacACTGGAGCTGAGGTTACGCTCAGGTGCTGAGGTGAGCATATACGGACGAGCACGCAGGACTCATTTATTCTCTCACCtctgtgtaaaagaaaaaactggCCTGAGCAAACAGAGGCCGAGCCCGGCtggagggagaagagggggaAGTGCAAACAGTGGTCAGACTGGGACTGGTCAAAGCCAGAATAACTCACCACAGCACAGATCACCCACTGCAGGAGAGGCCTGTCACCCCTTCTGACATCTTCAAGGTGTCAATCGAGGGTTTAGGGTAAGGGTGCATGTGAGGAAGCTAAAGATACAGATGTGTAGGAACTGTGGTGAGGTCAGGAGACAGCACCCTGAGGTGTCAGTAGTACACCCATAATTAAGAGTGTTTTCAAGCCTGGCTTCAAattcaacctgtggctcctttcccgcatgtcgttccccactctctctgtctctccagtttctgactctatccactgtcctaactcTAAATAAAGGcgtaaaaagccccaaaataaatcttaaatattAAAGCGGGACTTGTTATCAGGCATCAGAATCAAATatctaaaacacaaaatggTTTTGTAGTTAAATAAAGTAACTTGTAGGAAATTgttaaaaacatgcaaagtCACTGAAACATTTACAATCAAAGGTTCAGACCTGAATGAGTTCTCTGAAGTTTATTAGAGCTGCACCTGCATTGTATTATTTtaggacagagagggggggggtgaGCCTGGGGGATCTGCACTGTATAGATCAATAACATGAATCCACAGTGCTGCAGTCCCCACATCAGGAAGTGGCTTAGTGTGACAGTCAGCGCTGTGTGGGGTgttagaggaggagagagagaggcgccAAACGGGACACCAGGACTGTGGGAAACGACACTGGCTGTGACACCTCTGACTTTTTTTACACCACAGCTTACCTCCACTCGTATACAAGGGGGaggtctctcttttttttttttaaataacaaactGATTAACAGTGAAAGGAAATGAGACGTGAATGTGATATGTGCCACCCCGCAGATGAAAGCTCCAACTTTTGCAACTCTGCAGCCGGACTTCATGAGGAGCTTTCAGAGCACGATGCCAAATGTGGTGAGTGAGCCGATGACTTTGACTCTTTTTGAGACAATACAGAACAACAGAGGGAACTTCTCACTCCTACTGTCTGCTTCCTCACAACAGATTATCCCTGAGACACCGAAGAAGAGCAGGAAAGCAGAGATTTACTCGAGACGGCTGAGACAAATGCATGATCTTTGTTTAAGCAACATGGCGTTCTCACAGAGGTGAAGACCCATATTAAAGTTGATTCTGTtgtaatggagagagaggggggtcaGAAGCGTATTGGAAAAAGTCTTACAACTCCTCTTTAAACTGATGcgaggtttgtttttctctgctcgCTGTGAACGCTGGTGTCCAGACTCCTGGACAGGGAGGCAGACTCTCTGAGCTGGCAGGAGGGGCGAGGAGGAGACCCAGATCTGGTTAGTAACACAAACCAgccacaacacaacacaacaccacAGAGACTCTATGGTAGCTAACACGTAGCTGTCACAAActatctgttttttaaaatgtttgtttatgtctttGGAATCCCCCATGGCAACAGGTCACAGCAAGTCAaattaaagtaaagttatttttgtgAAACCGCTGCACCACATGTTAGTCTGTTTATTAATGGAGTTATCAGTTTGAGTTGTTATTGTTCTTCACTTTAGTCTATCCATTTTAtgtcagtattcatacagttctggttactttattcctgttgtttcttatccatcattgcactacggtcactttatttatctcatatttACCTTTTATAGTTATattatattagttctgttgttccattattctcCATGCTCCTTATAACTTattatttagtatttgcctacttgcacatagttctgtatatatatatttatttctcgtttactgcacatagttctgtttacatttttttttatattttggattttaagttaagtttaagctttaagttgtatttaaattgacactttatattttaagtttatatatatttaagtttcATCTACCttcactgttgttaatttactgctctgtgtgcctttgaattgacCCCTGGGGGACAAATAAAggtttttgaattgaattgaattcttCCATAGATGCTTCCAGGAATAGACCCCAAACATGGGAAGACAAACCAAACCAACATGCTGCTCCTTTGCACCCTGAAACAACCAGGAAGTGTCCAAAACAGCCGACCTGCATCTCCCAAACAGCCGAGCAGAAAGAGCTCGATCAGGTGCGTTTAATTTCCACATTTCtcctacctttttttttttttaaggtctctGGAACAATCATGCACTCACAGTCGGAcaactacaattctacaattcacttagcagacgcttttatccaaaacgacgtacatcagagagtaagaacaacacaagcaaggatctagaaaaaagggaacaatgtgagtaagagcaaacgatcagctttgagtctgattggacacacaggtgctgacaggaagtgaccagaggcaaagcacaacattgagggcagttcttgagagctctaatcagtatagaaaccatcttataagtcgtcgttatcaaacaaaaaccatcgtcattaccatcatcatcatcaataatatggagaccatcatcattaagttagtaggtattcatgaaagagctgggtctttagctttttcttaaaggtgcagagggactctgcagatcacatggagtttggaagttcattccaccaccggcgTTGTGAAGCaacatgtccgttgtgtcctcgggcaaggcacttaaccccaagttgctccttctgctttgtTGGCTGCATACAAACATGTATGCATTGGACTAGCTAATTAGGTGTGACCTTtgagcactttgagtagtccgaagactagaaaataaatatacaagctcaagtccatttactatttaccaAGTGCCCAAAGCAAGCGTGCAATCTGACATATATGACATCATATATCTTCAAGATCGATGGGTGTGCAGCCTGCTTCTCATCCGGGGTGCAGCTAGAGCAGGATGACTCtcattttgaaatatatatatatatatatatatatatatatatatatatatatatatatatctctctctctcctcctttgttGTAGACAGAAGACTTATTGTCACTCTGCATGTCTTGTGTTTCCAGCGGTCACCGACGTTCTGAGCCTCTCGTCGGCGTCACAGCACCATGCTCTCGAAAACCCCCTGATCCTTTATCCATCGAAGATTTATGTCAACAGAAGAGTGTTGAGGTAAAAGACTCCTCAGATTCACATTTGTTAATGGCATTATAACTTAAGAGTCtaatttgttttgtcttctgtTTAGATAATTGACCGTGGATTTACGTTTTGGAGAAACTACACACATTACTGAAGAGGTGACATCAGAGCGTCTCTTACGGGGTGTAACTGCAggtgttattgttttgatttgttgtaaTCTATGTTCAATATTCTTGTTATTGTCTCTGAGCTGTAAACGGCATAATTTACactaataataaataataataattgcacTTTTGCGTTGCCTTTACCGGACGTTGCTGCTTGGACTCAACTTTATTGGCCAGGTGTTTTTACACAAACAACGAGTTTGACTGCAGTGAACTTTGCCCTCTTTGTACTGCATTAAATATTAAACCATAACACTAACATTCAAGTCCATATAATAAGGCTTAAAGTTAAATAAGGCTTCTTGGTGTAAACTATAAATGTATGTGTAGATGTTTCTGAAATAACAGTTTTGATATTGTTACATTAAACTTTATGAACGGTGAAGAAATGATGTGTGATGATCAATCAAACTTTCCTTCAATACAATTATAATGTGGCACAAAGAACTTTAgatcaaaacaaatcaacagaCCTCCACCTCACAGTCATGAATAAAGACCATGATAAAAACAGAGACTGGTGGATATGAGGTTAtcatgaggaaacacaggagctgAGGGGAAACTGTTCAAACTCAAAATGAGAAAGgaagacagaaataaaatggaggacatttttattcttaaagGGTATTATTGTTACTTTGTGAACTTTCTTCtgttaatttataaaaaataatattatttcatTCTTGTAGGTGAATTATGATCAATTCTGCTATTGCTGAGTTTATTTCTCTCGtttatatccatccatccatctattcatccatctattcatccatccatccattcatccatctattcatccatctattcatccatccatctatctattcatccatctattcatccatctattcatccatctattcatccatctattcatccatccatctatctattcatccatctattcatccatccatctatctattcatccatctattcatccatctattcatccatctatccatccatccatctatctattcatccatccatctatctattcatccatctattcatccatctattcatccatccatctatctattcatccatccatctatctattcatccatctattcatccatctattcatccatctattcatccatccatctatccatctatctattcatccatctattcatccatccat is part of the Labrus bergylta chromosome 10, fLabBer1.1, whole genome shotgun sequence genome and encodes:
- the si:ch211-130h14.4 gene encoding uncharacterized protein si:ch211-130h14.4, giving the protein MESEASPGGRRELQGHGPDPEQEAKARRQAQLDQRHLEAYWNMHRLRDSLYGRYAALLKDKVLSQRSQLQQRHETARAKSEDTNQKKQKKLAFSKLQHNDSYLKPLPKSSYYLIFDLQRQLAERGRLKTHHELEDFYRAIEFRGRPSQLQRSLEAVRRNMLESRPAADLITSEERRCTDEEKRREENISNFRSLHREPGSRERPVEMILCGNQEKDGCESMFPEMKAPTFATLQPDFMRSFQSTMPNVIIPETPKKSRKAEIYSRRLRQMHDLCLSNMAFSQRLLDREADSLSWQEGRGGDPDLMLPGIDPKHGKTNQTNMLLLCTLKQPGSVQNSRPASPKQPSRKSSISGHRRSEPLVGVTAPCSRKPPDPLSIEDLCQQKSVEIIDRGFTFWRNYTHY